A single region of the Duganella sp. BuS-21 genome encodes:
- the polA gene encoding DNA polymerase I, translated as MQNTLLLVDGSSYLYRAFHALPDLRSPDGHPTGAMHGMVNMLRRLRADYPAAYIACVFDAKGKTFRDDMYPEYKATRASMPDDLRLQIEPIHEAVKAMGWPILMVDGVEADDVIGTLSLDAAKAGMNVVVSTGDKDLAQLVNDKVMLINTMTNEKMDEAGVLAKFGVPPNRIIDYLTLIGDTVDNVPGVSKCGPKTALKWLAAYDSLDGVIANANNISGAVGQNLRDALAWLPKGRELITVKLDCDLSAHMVSINASLTAREEDKEALLAFFAKYGFKTLLRDLSVAGSAPAASAKPALDAPVGGAASANGDLFAEAVTTHYETVFTDEQLDKWIALINAAELTAVDTETTSLEPMTAQLVGISLAVKAGEACYIPVAHSYQGVPQQLEREHVLARLKPWLEDAAKLKVGQNLKYDSHIFANHGVSLQGIHHDTLLESYVFESHRTHDMDSLALRHLNHTTIPFSEVCGKGANMITFDQVEIQCATNYAAEDADITLRLHQNMISEVEQDEKLNFIYRKIELPTAVVLQKIERNGVQIDAALLEQQSSELGARIVELEAKAHELAEQPFNLGSPKQIGEIFFEKLKLPVVKKTPSGAPSTDEEVLQKLAEDYPLPKVLLEYRSLSKLKSTYTDKLPKGINKQTGRVHTNYAQAVAVTGRLASNDPNLQNIPIRTKEGRRIREAFVAPAGSHLVSADYSQIELRIMAHISEDANMLRAFAEGVDIHRATAAEIFGVAPESVENEQRRYAKVINFGLIYGMSAFGLAANLGIERGAAQSYIERYFARFSGVKQYMDDTRLQAKARGYVETVFGRRLWLPEINSPNGPRRQGAERAAINAPMQGTAADLIKLAMVAVQDWLEAEKLGTRMIMQVHDELVLEVPDAELELIKRKLPELMAGVAQLKVPLIAEVGVGANWDQAH; from the coding sequence ATGCAAAATACCCTGTTGTTAGTAGACGGCTCCAGCTATCTTTACCGCGCCTTCCACGCGCTGCCCGACCTGCGCAGCCCGGACGGCCATCCGACCGGCGCCATGCACGGCATGGTCAACATGCTGCGCCGCCTGCGCGCGGACTACCCGGCCGCTTACATCGCCTGCGTGTTCGACGCCAAGGGGAAAACTTTCCGTGATGACATGTATCCTGAATACAAGGCCACCCGCGCTTCCATGCCGGACGACCTGCGCCTGCAGATCGAGCCTATCCATGAGGCGGTCAAGGCCATGGGCTGGCCTATCCTGATGGTCGACGGCGTCGAGGCCGACGATGTGATCGGCACGCTGTCGCTGGACGCGGCCAAGGCCGGCATGAACGTGGTGGTGTCCACCGGCGACAAGGATCTGGCGCAGCTGGTCAACGACAAGGTCATGCTGATCAACACCATGACCAACGAAAAGATGGATGAAGCCGGCGTGCTGGCCAAGTTCGGCGTGCCGCCGAACCGCATCATCGATTACCTGACCCTGATCGGCGACACCGTCGACAACGTGCCGGGCGTGTCCAAGTGCGGCCCTAAAACCGCGCTCAAGTGGCTCGCCGCCTATGACTCGCTGGACGGCGTGATCGCCAATGCCAACAACATCAGCGGCGCCGTCGGCCAGAACCTGCGCGATGCGCTGGCATGGTTGCCGAAGGGCCGCGAGCTGATTACCGTCAAACTGGACTGCGACCTGTCCGCCCACATGGTGTCGATCAACGCATCGCTGACCGCACGTGAAGAGGATAAGGAGGCGCTGCTGGCCTTCTTCGCCAAGTACGGCTTCAAGACCCTGCTGCGCGATTTGAGCGTTGCCGGTTCGGCACCTGCCGCCTCCGCCAAGCCGGCGCTGGACGCGCCGGTGGGCGGCGCCGCCTCCGCCAACGGCGACCTGTTTGCCGAAGCCGTCACCACCCACTACGAAACCGTGTTCACCGACGAACAGCTGGACAAGTGGATCGCGCTGATCAACGCCGCCGAACTGACCGCCGTCGATACCGAAACCACCTCGCTGGAGCCGATGACGGCCCAGCTGGTCGGCATTTCGCTGGCGGTGAAGGCGGGCGAGGCCTGCTATATCCCGGTGGCGCACTCCTACCAGGGCGTGCCGCAGCAGCTGGAACGCGAGCACGTACTGGCCAGGCTCAAGCCGTGGCTGGAAGACGCCGCCAAGCTCAAGGTCGGCCAGAACTTGAAATACGACAGCCATATCTTCGCCAACCACGGCGTTTCGCTGCAGGGTATCCATCACGACACGCTGCTGGAATCGTATGTGTTCGAATCGCACCGCACGCACGACATGGACAGCCTGGCGCTGCGCCACCTGAACCACACCACGATTCCGTTCTCGGAGGTGTGCGGCAAGGGCGCCAACATGATCACCTTCGACCAGGTGGAAATCCAGTGCGCCACCAACTACGCGGCGGAAGACGCCGACATTACGCTGCGCCTGCACCAGAACATGATCAGCGAAGTGGAGCAGGACGAGAAGCTCAACTTCATCTACCGCAAGATTGAGTTGCCGACCGCCGTGGTGCTGCAGAAGATCGAACGCAACGGCGTGCAGATCGATGCCGCGCTGCTGGAGCAGCAATCGTCCGAGCTGGGCGCGCGCATCGTCGAATTGGAAGCCAAGGCGCACGAGCTGGCCGAGCAGCCGTTCAACCTCGGTTCGCCGAAGCAGATCGGCGAAATCTTCTTTGAAAAGCTGAAGCTGCCGGTGGTGAAGAAAACGCCGAGCGGTGCGCCATCGACCGATGAGGAAGTGCTGCAGAAGCTGGCCGAAGACTATCCGCTGCCGAAAGTGCTGCTGGAATACCGCAGCCTGTCCAAGCTGAAGTCGACCTACACCGACAAGCTGCCGAAGGGCATCAACAAGCAGACCGGCCGCGTACACACCAACTACGCGCAGGCGGTGGCGGTGACGGGCCGCCTGGCGTCCAACGACCCTAACCTGCAGAACATTCCGATCCGCACCAAGGAAGGCCGCCGCATCCGCGAAGCCTTCGTGGCGCCGGCCGGCTCGCACCTCGTGTCGGCCGACTATTCGCAGATCGAGCTGCGCATCATGGCGCATATTTCGGAAGACGCGAATATGCTGCGCGCGTTCGCGGAAGGCGTGGACATCCACCGCGCCACCGCCGCCGAGATCTTCGGCGTGGCGCCGGAGTCGGTCGAGAACGAGCAGCGCCGCTATGCCAAGGTGATTAACTTCGGCCTGATCTACGGCATGAGCGCCTTCGGCCTGGCCGCCAACCTCGGCATCGAGCGCGGCGCGGCGCAAAGCTATATCGAGCGTTATTTCGCGCGCTTCTCGGGCGTGAAGCAGTATATGGACGACACGCGCCTGCAGGCCAAGGCGCGCGGCTACGTGGAAACGGTGTTCGGCCGCCGCCTGTGGCTGCCGGAGATCAATTCGCCGAACGGCCCGCGCCGCCAGGGTGCGGAACGCGCGGCGATCAATGCGCCGATGCAGGGCACGGCCGCCGACCTGATCAAGCTGGCCATGGTGGCGGTGCAGGACTGGCTGGAAGCGGAAAAGCTGGGCACGCGCATGATCATGCAGGTGCACGACGAACTGGTGCTGGAAGTGCCGGACGCCGAGCTGGAGCTGATCAAGCGCAAGCTGCCGGAACTGATGGCCGGCGTGGCGCAACTGAAGGTGCCGCTGATTGCCGAGGTCGGCGTTGGCGCAAACTGGGATCAGGCACACTAA